From the Mya arenaria isolate MELC-2E11 chromosome 17, ASM2691426v1 genome, the window ACACGTTAAACACtacaattgataaatataagtattattaatttaacgaattagtttttttaaagcacCGGCTCGTCGTTTGGCGgagatggccgaggtgttccgattgactTTGCACCGACGTGGATACTGGTCTTAATTTGGTCATAGAAATACAAAAATCAGTTCCAGGTTCCTGAGAGAAACGATGAAAGAATTTTACAGacaaacaataatttacatttatttaataatatctaTTGATATCGATTTTGAGGActttattaattgattaaaacaatatcgGTAAACCTCATTGTCGTAAAATGTGATTGACTCGGGATGGGATGCATTCCTCTCCCATCCctgataagtagatccaaaatgttgttgattatggtgatgattaagattagggcgttgcatattactgtcattttaaagaaaatatgggAAAAGCTGGCAGGCAAGTTGAGCcaaaatggaagttgaaaataaaCCCTTGGAGTGTtcaaatgactagtgcataaaaacacaatcaatgaaagaaagaaatcCATGATGACTCTTTTAtcagtttgaaatgacgttgaaagaatgtacgtgaagttagcggcctagcgtcctagcggcctagcggcgtgaagttagcggcctggcggcctaaaatgctatcctatttcaaagcatgtatacatgcattttcttataaaacaaagaaatattaactgatttttaagcacacactatctctctgaggcgattatcaacatttttttccaaaattcgaacaagcagtcagcttttcaaagcatgtgaacatgcctctccttctaatttattttattataagtcTGCGCCAAGAAGGGCGCCGactttatttgatattactttagaattattccaacttagggactagttcataaattgcagaacaatgctttcaatagtttccacgttgcataataatatatgaagtttagtatttttcataaatctttgcactttaattgataatgaaaccttaaattataatagccctgcttatcattttgaatttttttattttaaataccaactcaattataacaactcggccatctccgatatagatacaggccgaggtgttccgattgatatcaaCTTCCATTATGAAGGATTCACgctactattacaatatcctttatgtttgtaaacctcctacgcagtaatctccctaggtgacagcaaaaatgccgagttttgaaaaattaacattgagcttaattgtttgttttgaaaatttcattcaaaagaatgaactccagataattcctTCTTGATGTAAAGTATTTTCATCCCTGTcctatatactcatatgagtgaaatgtgttacaaaaacttatacaaaatataaagcaaggaattcacagaacatgccggtacaaataaaaggtgaattttatgctattgaaatctatgtattcgaccattaactttatttcttccgaagaaacgaatgtatattttgttataatttagttttaatcggaggattagcttgggaaaaacagaatatctataactccgggcttaaactattgtaacaatattattaagcatactgtccttcgagcatatgtacacccaacataaacaaaaatattatcattgaaataataaccatttttggttatctgcgtgcacgttttcttttaatttcattgcgccgacttgatgctatgcatcaacttttttcttgtttattttctgtttctatGCCCAAATTATCTCTCTTAagcaatttttcaaaaaagtcgatcgaaaacctcagcggcctagcggcgtgaagttagcggcctggcggcctagcggcctagcggcctaaaatggtttcctatttcaaagtgtgtatacatgcgttttcttccaaaacaataataaatctggtttaacaattttgctaaatacaagaaatgaaaatgctgatattcgctataATGGATTTTTTTGGCAGCTTGGTCGACATTTGGGCGAAATGCAGACATTCGCCAAAGGATGGTAATTTGTGAATAGAAACcataaatttgtcatttttttaagaagaaaaggcattTATAAATGGTCTATAATAGAAACCAatattaggccgccaggccgctaacttcacgccgctgggccgctaggccgctgaactgcttaatcgactattttgaaaaaaaagaaaatagttgcttaagagtgataatttgtgcataaaaacagtaaatatatcattgttttagaaaaacaggcatgtttaaagctttgaaatagctgactgctttatcgacgtttttgaaaaaaaaatgataatagcttcaatgtgttaatttgtgcataaaaacagttaatatgtcattgttttaggagaaaatgcatgtacacatgctttgaaatagaattcaattttaggccgctagaacatgcatgtttaatgctttgaaatagctgactgctttatcgacgtttttgaaaaaaaaagtttattatagcttcaatgtgttaatttgtgcataaaacagttaatatgtcattgttttaggagaaagtgcatgtatacatgctttgaaataggattcaattttaggccgctaggccgctaggccgctaggccgcttacttcacgccgctaggccgctaacttcacgccgctaggccgaaaggccgctaacttcacgtacacgTTAAAAGTGCGCATTGTCAAAGGTACATGCCCGTTAGTCTGACAATAAGGCtagaatatatgttacgtcacACGACGATTCagttttctgattgtcccaaatgacgATGTTGTGCTTTGTCGTAGCATTCATTCCAGCCTTTAGTCGGGTTAAACGTCATTTTAAACGTTTTCGCAaaaagatcaattggtttgcttcacatttaaaccgataTTACTAAATCTCtgtcagaatttacgtctctaaatgtcaagttcaaagcttggttaagaAGACACAAAAAACTATGACCTATCTTGATGAAtctttatcaaccactattgtactaatatgtgttttaattgctttttatgcggcgaaagtgtgcctttttgccacataaaaaaatcctttttatgcgttgaaaataaaataccgcataaacgaaaaaaaacacgtttatgcggcgatgctgttatgcggcgttaaATTGCCCACGGGCATTTTtaccatattttgttttactgaggtgggagaaaaggcatctatccgactatttatatgtatttaatatacctaaattaatgacattttacatCAGGAAATCAACATGCAGGAGCAAGAAAGGGCGAAGCAGAAAATAGTCGTTGCATTTGATTTTGGCACAACATACAGTGGGTATGCATTTTCACACAGCAATAATCCATTCAAAGTGGGCACTTTTTTGTGGAAGTCAGGTCAAGAAAGTCTTATATCACAGAAAACTCCAACATCCATTTTACTGAATCCGGAGGGCAGTTTCCATTCTTTTGGGTTTGAAGCCGAAGACAAATTTGCTAATTTATCCGAAGCTGAAGAACATGGAGATTGGAGACTTTTCAGACAGTTTAAGATGCTGCTTTTAAGCGAGGGGGTAAGTCTTcttacaatttcaatttaaacatattcatcaaATATTGAGCGTAAATAATCATACTATCGCTGCGTTTTATCATAGCTCTATATCAGTTTAGTCCATACTTATGTATATGAGCTCGATTTTGATGAAAGCTGACAACTTTCACGTAGATAGCATAgtcatttcaattaagcagttaagcCTAAAgacttgtaaaataaaaaattcgtAATGATAATGAAGTATACGGCAGTATatgttacaataataataacgtGTGGTCATATTGTAtgtggtttgtctgtgttgtttttgtgcGTTCTGTTTCCCTCGTTTAATACATGTTGGTCTTTGACCTTGTTTCTTAGAACAGGGTCATCGTGAATTATTCGACTACTGCGGTTCTTCCTgaagttttcattgcattactcatatttttacattactATAGCAACTAAAGAGGTCTACTACAATAGCTGATGTTTCCAAGAAGAAGGAACATGAAATGCCGGCTATTGAGATATTCGCAATGTCGATACAGTACCTGAAAGACCATTTCCTTGAACAAATAAAAAGCCAGGGTTTGGACGAGACCAGTTTTATTGTGCAGTATGTCCTTACTGTGCCGGCAATCTGGGGTGATAAAGCTAAAGCCTTTATGAGGGAAGCTGCAATGAAGGTTTGGAAGGccgttttaaatattcatattgaaTTAACTCATGTATAGtatataaagatataacaatacatcataaaacttaaacattattGTGATTTTAGTATGCATCGATCAAATCTGGTCGTTGTGATGTTAAGCTCGACGCATATAGACAAAATGTTTTCTCGATGCTTAATTTCAagataacaacaacaactttaaaTGACTTGTATTGTCGTCGACAGTGTCGATGCCGACATTTATCATATGTcaaatgtattaacaattaCAGGCTGGGATCGATTCAGATAGTTTGACCCTTGCATTAGAACCAGAAGTGGCTTCGATCTGGTGTAAGTCTCGTGAGTCTGGCAGTCAATACGCACACAGTCAAGAAGCAAAGATATCGCTCTCTGGTGAAGGCACGCGTTACATGGTCGTTGATCTTGGAGGTAACATACAAACTAATTTAGACAGCTGATCTCtttgaatatgtatttgaaaacattacagAAACAAACCTGTACAGTTGtcgaatattttaaaaataaaccccgCTTAATGGCAtagggtcaacgccaaagacattgaacacaaaaaaaGCAGAAtcatgaagtttttttttttcagtttcaataATGCCCTTTACTAAATATATCCTGATATTCTTGTGTCTATAGGTGGTACTGCAGACATATGTATCCatgaaatcaataaagatgGTCTGAAGCAAATAGGAAAGGCCAGCGGTGGGCCGTGGGGAGGAACGAACGTTGATAGAAGACTTCTAAAGTTCTTCAAACGTCTTGTGGGAACCCAAGCTCTGGAGGCTTTAAAAGATGAAGGGATGAATGATTACTTTGATCTCATTAGATGTTTTGAGGCAAGCAAACGAGAATTCGATGAAGAAGCAAACAAGAAAATGTCGTTCAAGGTGCCAGGGTTGCTCCAGGAGTTATGCGAAAGGTTTAATGGGAAGACCTTAAGCGACAGGGTGGAAGAGTTATTTAATGCTGACAAGGTTGAATTTAAACGCGACAAAATTAGAATCCATTCCAGTGAAGTAGCAAAATGGTTCGATGCTCCGATTTCAAGTCTTGTCAAGCATATACGAGGAATTTTTGAGGACAGACAAATTGGAATTATACACACGATTGTGTTGGTTGGAGGGTTTAGTGAAAGTCCGTTcgttcaaaacaaaataaagagaGCATTTTCAAACCGACGCGTGATCGTCCCTTATGAGGCTGGTCTAGCTGTTTTAAAAGGGGCAGTGATTTTTGGACACAATCCAGATGCAGTAACATCCAGAGTTCTGAAGTACACATATGGCATATCTGTTGATCTCCCGTTTGATGAAGAGAAACACAGCGAAGAATCAAAGTTCTTTAAACGTACTTTCAATGCTTGGAGAGCGAAGGATTGTTTCAAACCTTTTGCTAGAGTCAACGATGAGGTCAAGTACGCTGATAGAATTTTGCACAAATTTGCCCAGAGAGATTGCTGGTCCTCTTGTGTTCGGATTTATCGATCCACTGAACACTCACCAATTTATGTGACCGATCCGGGATGTGAATATATTGGAAAGGTTGAAATTGAACATTCAATCGACTACGTCACAATTGAAGTGACGTTACTGTTTGGTACCACGGAACTCATGGTGAAAGCACGTTTAAAGGAATCGGGTCGCGAAAGGGTTGCAGTCCTACAGTGCCTGGAACAGTGAGATGACAAAAATGCACACATTATATTCACGGTCGCAGTCCTACAGTGCCTGGGGCTATGAAATAACCAAAACACACATCTTGCTCAAGGTCGCAGTCCTACAGTGCCTGGAGCAATGAAATAACCAAAATACACACATCTTGTTCAAGGTCGCAGTCCAACAGTGCTTGGAGCaatgaaataacacaaatacACACATCTTGATCAAGGTCGCAACCCTACAGTGCCTGgagaaatgaaataacaaaataccCACATCATGTTCAAGTATGTTGTGTCAAAATATTGTGTAAGCTTTTGTTTGCTTATAGTACTCCTATGCGGGGAGAAGCTTCGAAAGATAAACGCATAAGGAACCAAACTTAACTGTGCAGGGGAAATAACCccaatgtttaatgttaacaaaagttTGATAGTTGTTTAGTGTAGTTGTCTTGTATTATGTTAACGTTTTGTTTCTTgcttggtgtttgtttggatttttgAATCTTTAAGCAAACCTTTGGTTTggtgttaatttattaacacACACAGCCGTGTCTGAATCGCTGAAATGATAGTTATTAACATGCTTTGTTGAACCATTGAAGGAAAGGcaatgctttcaaaataaatatagtatgcCTTGAAGgtgtttatgtataaattagGTGTAATTATCGACACTTCATACTACAATGAAAcgcagaaaaataatgttcaatactTATAATTACAACTCTAAAAAATTAAAAGCTTTATTTTGCTATTATCCAAGATGCGCAATTCATCACTCGATATTTCCATGTAGTTGGTAGCCTTCCCACGCGTATGAATACATCATTGTCTTGGAGACACGTGGAGCTAAATTTAGTAACGATGAGACCAGTAATGGCTACCGACTTCTCATTTTTTCCCAATTCGAAGCGGATTAACAGCACTTTTCAGGTATTACtaagatatttacgt encodes:
- the LOC128224342 gene encoding heat shock 70 kDa protein 12A-like, giving the protein MQEQERAKQKIVVAFDFGTTYSGYAFSHSNNPFKVGTFLWKSGQESLISQKTPTSILLNPEGSFHSFGFEAEDKFANLSEAEEHGDWRLFRQFKMLLLSEGQLKRSTTIADVSKKKEHEMPAIEIFAMSIQYLKDHFLEQIKSQGLDETSFIVQYVLTVPAIWGDKAKAFMREAAMKAGIDSDSLTLALEPEVASIWCKSRESGSQYAHSQEAKISLSGEGTRYMVVDLGGGTADICIHEINKDGLKQIGKASGGPWGGTNVDRRLLKFFKRLVGTQALEALKDEGMNDYFDLIRCFEASKREFDEEANKKMSFKVPGLLQELCERFNGKTLSDRVEELFNADKVEFKRDKIRIHSSEVAKWFDAPISSLVKHIRGIFEDRQIGIIHTIVLVGGFSESPFVQNKIKRAFSNRRVIVPYEAGLAVLKGAVIFGHNPDAVTSRVLKYTYGISVDLPFDEEKHSEESKFFKRTFNAWRAKDCFKPFARVNDEVKYADRILHKFAQRDCWSSCVRIYRSTEHSPIYVTDPGCEYIGKVEIEHSIDYVTIEVTLLFGTTELMVKARLKESGRERVAVLQCLEQ